A DNA window from Trypanosoma brucei brucei TREU927 chromosome 11 chr11_scaffold01 genomic scaffold, whole genome shotgun sequence contains the following coding sequences:
- a CDS encoding aminomethyltransferase, putative, whose amino-acid sequence MSTSLRHTALHAFHVGRRARMAPFSGYDMPINYAAGAVREHLHTREAASIFDVSHFGVVEVFGADREKFLEWLTPSAPSRMPSGKAALTMFLNDRAGVKDDCIVTRYDDRLVVVVNAGCKDKMIAYMRQSVADFTGDVALEMEDRAIVTVQGPKAASALAPHVEGLDKLLFMQGRQDVDIRGMRIKTLTRCSYSGEDGFDIVMREEDALPIVELLLQNPDVQAAGLAARDTLRTEAGLNLYSHELSEDIDPVAARCMWCVPKHRMTEGGFVGHERLAQLVKKAKELVPRVRVGILAAPERGPIPRNGTPVLVEGKCVGVVTSGVPSPTLGRNIALGYVDRSYSNIGQQVGLDVRGKLVKAEIVNSRFVAPRYYRG is encoded by the coding sequence ATGTCAACTTCTCTACGGCACACGGCTTTACATGCCTTCCACGTTGGTCGTCGAGCGCGCATGGCACCATTTTCCGGGTACGACATGCCCATAAACTATGCGGCGGGAGCTGTTCGCGAGCATCTCCACACCCGTGAGGCCGCCAGTATTTTCGACGTGTCACATTTCGGTGTGGTAGAGGTGTTTGGTGCCGACCGTGAGAAGTTCTTGGAGTGGCTGACGCCGTCCGCGCCCTCACGGATGCCCAGTGGGAAAGCTGCACTCACCATGTTTCTAAACGACCGAGCAGGTGTAAAAGATGACTGTATTGTGACTAGGTATGACGATCGTCTCGTAGTCGTTGTGAATGCGGGATGTAAGGACAAGATGATTGCATATATGCGGCAGAGCGTTGCCGATTTTACTGGCGATGTTGCGCTGGAGATGGAGGATCGCGCCATTGTGACAGTACAAGGACCCAAAGCCGCGAGCGCGCTTGCGCCACATGTGGAAGGTCTGGACAAGTTGCTTTTCATGCAGGGCAGACAAGATGTGGACATTCGCGGCATGCGTATTAAGACTCTTACTCGTTGCAGCTACTCCGGAGAAGATGGCTTCGATATAGTTATGCGCGAGGAAGACGCCTTGCCTATCGTTGAGCTTCTGCTGCAAAACCCTGATGTTCAGGCCGCCGGCCTTGCTGCGCGCGACACCCTTCGAACGGAGGCGGGCCTTAACCTGTATTCCCATGAATTGTCAGAGGACATAGACCCCGTTGCTGCCCGCTGCATGTGGTGTGTGCCGAAGCACCGTATGACCGAAGGTGGGTTTGTTGGTCATGAGCGGCTGGCGCAACTGGTAAAGAAGGCGAAAGAGCTGGTTCCTCGAGTGCGTGTTGGTATACTCGCCGCCCCTGAACGTGGACCCATCCCTCGCAATGGAACTCCGGTGCTTGTGGAGGGTAAATGTGTCGGCGTGGTCACGAGCGGGGTTCCATCCCCAACGCTCGGACGTAACATTGCACTGGGCTATGTTGATCGAAGTTACTCAAATATTGGTCAACAAGTGGGGCTTGACGTCCGTGGAAAGCTTGTGAAGGCGGAAATAGTGAACTCAAGGTTTGTTGCCCCGCGCTATTATAGGGGATGA
- a CDS encoding glycyl-tRNA synthetase, putative, which translates to MSTGLPSKLESLVRSEFEDTCRRRFFFGLAFDPYGGSAGLYDMGPPLCAMKANLLAHWRQHFVLAESMCEVDTTCLTPQEVFVTSGHVTRFNDVMVRDTVTGECIRADKFLEEYCETQLRDSQLSSEQRDQLERLRIGAGAMSTEEIRASIKELQLKSPKGNALSDPFPFNLMFSTSIGPEGDRVGYMRPELAQGIILNFKRLLDTGNAQRMPFACASIGTAFRNEIAPRANLIRVREFTLAEIEHFVNPNDKTHEKFALVKDVEIWMWARKQQELNQEPVQTTVGDAVAQKIIDNETLAYFIARTAQFLEAVGARYVRFRQHLRNEMAHYAQDCWDAELLTSYGWVECVGVADRSAYDLTQHSGATKKDLCAREEFAEPRTERQLQRKLQKGAIGKAFGKNAGDVMEYLNTAPDDVCVELSKKLSGGGSVDITTDRGFTASITSNMVQFEYKDVKVTGRSFIPSVIEPSFGVGRILYALLEQSYWVRRDESAKNEKRAVFGLRPLIAPQKVAVFPLLMKPELIRTVEEIKERMLLHGISTRTDDSGASIGKKYARVDELGVPFCVTCDMENDGCVTLRERDSAQQVRIPKEKVADIVAEMCRPLRPREWASVLAEFPAQAAAT; encoded by the coding sequence ATGAGCACCGGGCTGCCCTCCAAGCTTGAGAGTCTAGTGCGTTCGGAGTTTGAGGACACATGCCGTCgtcgtttcttctttggtTTGGCTTTTGACCCATATGGCGGATCCGCAGGGCTATACGACATGGGACCACCGCTCTGTGCCATGAAGGCGAATTTGCTTGCCCACTGGCGCCAGCATTTTGTACTGGCGGAGAGCATGTGTGAAGTGGATACCACCTGCCTGACACCGCAAGAGGTTTTTGTGACTTCAGGTCATGTGACTCGCTTCAATGACGTGATGGTGCGTGACACGGTGACGGGGGAGTGCATCCGCGCGGACAAATTCCTCGAGGAATACTGTGAGACACAGCTGCGTGATTCCCAGCTGTCATCGGAGCAGCGGGATCAACTGGAGAGACTGCGCATTGGTGCAGGGGCCATGTCAACTGAGGAAATACGTGCTTCAATTAAGGAACTACAACTCAAATCACCAAAAGGCAACGCCCTGAGTGATCCCTTTCCGTTCAATCTGATGTTCTCCACGAGCATTGGCCCTGAAGGTGACCGCGTCGGGTACATGCGCCCGGAGCTCGCACAAGGAATAATCCTTAACTTTAAACGACTCCTTGACACCGGAAATGCGCAGAGAATGCCATTCGCTTGCGCCAGCATAGGTACAGCGTTCCGAAACGAAATAGCACCGCGCGCAAATCTCATCCGTGTGCGCGAGTTTACACTGGCGGAGATTGAGCACTTTGTGAACCCCAACGACAAAACTCATGAGAAGTTTGCCTTGGTAAAAGATGTTGAGATTTGGATGTGGGCACGTAAACAGCAAGAGCTAAACCAAGAACCGGTACAAACAACCGTGGgtgatgctgttgcacaGAAAATCATCGATAACGAAACATTGGCGTACTTCATTGCGCGGACTGCTCAGTTTTTGGAGGCAGTGGGCGCGCGATACGTACGTTTCAGACAACACCTTCGCAATGAGATGGCACACTACGCCCAGGACTGCTGGGATGCGGAGTTGTTAACATCGTATGGTTGGGTAGAGTGTGTTGGCGTTGCGGACCGTTCGGCCTACGATCTCACTCAGCACAGTGGTGCCACAAAGAAAGATTTATGTGCAAGAGAGGAATTTGCTGAACCCCGTACCGAACGGCAGCTGCAGCGCAAGCTTCAGAAAGGTGCCATTGGCAAAGCTTTTGGGAAGAATGCCGGAGATGTGATGGAATACCTGAACACTGCCCCGGACGACGTGTGCGTGGAGCTTAGCAAGAAGCTCAGTGGCGGAGGGAGTGTGGATATTACGACGGACCGTGGCTTTACGGCCTCCATTACTTCAAATATGGTGCAGTTTGAGTACAAGGACGTTAAGGTAACTGGGCGGAGCTTTATCCCCAGTGTCATTGAGCCATCGTTTGGTGTGGGACGCATTCTGTACGCGTTGTTAGAGCAAAGCTACTGGGTGCGTAGAGATGAAAGCGCTAAGAACGAAAAGCGTGCCGTGTTCGGCCTGCGGCCCCTTATCGCCCCTCAGAAGGTGGCTGTATTTCCACTGCTTATGAAGCCGGAGTTGATACGAACTGTGGAAGAAATCAAGGAGCGTATGTTGCTGCACGGCATCTCCACGCGCACGGATGATAGTGGTGCCTCAATAGGGAAGAAGTACGCGCGTGTTGATGAGCTCGGTGTGCCATTCTGTGTGACATGTGACATGGAGAATGACGGTTGTGTTACCCTGCGGGAGCGCGACTCAGCCCAACAGGTACGCATCccaaaggaaaaagttgctGACATTGTCGCGGAGATGTGCCGGCCGCTGCGTCCGCGTGAATGGGCCAGTGTTTTGGCAGAGTTTCCCGCGCAGGCAGCCGCAACGtga